A single region of the Roseivivax sp. THAF197b genome encodes:
- a CDS encoding adenosylcobalamin-dependent ribonucleoside-diphosphate reductase gives MSRFAAPIAEQIWDMKYRLKEADDTPIDTDVEATWRRIARSLAEVEDDPKTWEDRFYAALEDFQYLPAGRITAGAGTGRSVTLFNCFVMGTIPDSMGGIFDMLKEAALTMQQGGGIGYDFSTIRPKGALVEGVAADASGPLSFMDVWDAMCRTIMSAGSRRGAMMATMRCDHPDIEDFISAKADSARLRMFNLSVLVTDPFMEAVKADAHWDLEFGGKVYRTLKARDLWNRIMRATYDYAEPGVIFIDRINEANNLNYVETIAATNPCGEQPLPPYGACLLGSVNLARLVTDPFEANAELDPERLDTIVATAIRMMDNVVDASRFPLEAQRQEAQNKRRIGLGVTGLADALLMLGLRYGSDEAAAQTEAWLKQIARASYLASVELAKEKGPFPLFDADAYLASGNMMNMDEDVRDAIREHGIRNALLTSIAPTGTISLYAGNVSSGIEPVFAYSYTRKVLQKDGTRTEEEVVDYAVNLYREKFGTNAELPAHFVNAQTLSPLDHVKMQAAAQKWVDSSISKTINCPEDISFEDFKDVYMQAYETGCKGCTTYRPNDVTGSVLSVSDSEPKSAEKPVLVSEGDGSAEVVYMSEPLERPQTLEGATYKLKWPDSEHAIYLTINDTVIGGRRRPFEVFINSKNMEHFAWTVALTRMISAVFRRGGDVSFVVEELKAVFDPRGGAWVKGKYIPSILAAIGGVIEQHLIAIGFLEGEGMGLKSDPQAAVVNLDAPRGKACPSCGQYEMRMVEGCMTCASCGHSKCG, from the coding sequence ATGAGCCGTTTCGCCGCCCCCATCGCCGAGCAGATCTGGGACATGAAATACCGCCTGAAGGAGGCGGACGACACCCCCATCGATACCGATGTGGAAGCGACCTGGCGTCGGATCGCGCGTTCCTTGGCCGAGGTCGAGGACGATCCCAAGACTTGGGAAGACCGGTTCTATGCCGCACTCGAGGATTTCCAGTACCTGCCCGCGGGTCGCATCACGGCGGGTGCGGGTACGGGCCGTTCGGTGACGCTCTTCAACTGCTTCGTCATGGGCACCATTCCCGATTCGATGGGTGGTATCTTCGACATGCTGAAGGAGGCCGCGCTGACCATGCAGCAGGGCGGGGGCATCGGCTACGATTTCTCCACGATCCGGCCCAAGGGCGCGCTGGTGGAAGGCGTGGCCGCCGATGCCTCGGGACCGCTGTCCTTCATGGATGTCTGGGACGCGATGTGCCGCACGATCATGTCCGCGGGCTCGCGCCGCGGCGCGATGATGGCGACGATGCGCTGCGATCATCCGGATATCGAGGATTTCATCTCCGCCAAGGCCGATTCTGCGCGCCTGCGCATGTTCAACCTTTCGGTTCTCGTCACCGATCCCTTCATGGAGGCGGTGAAGGCCGATGCGCACTGGGATCTGGAATTCGGCGGCAAGGTCTACCGCACGCTCAAGGCGCGCGACCTGTGGAACCGGATCATGCGGGCGACCTATGATTACGCCGAGCCGGGCGTGATCTTCATCGATCGGATCAACGAGGCCAACAACCTCAACTACGTCGAGACCATCGCGGCCACCAATCCCTGCGGCGAGCAGCCGCTGCCGCCTTATGGCGCCTGCCTTCTGGGATCGGTGAACCTCGCGCGGCTGGTGACGGATCCGTTCGAGGCAAATGCCGAGCTGGATCCCGAACGCCTCGACACCATCGTGGCGACCGCCATTCGCATGATGGACAACGTGGTCGACGCCTCGCGCTTCCCGCTCGAGGCGCAGCGGCAGGAAGCGCAGAACAAGCGCCGTATCGGCCTCGGCGTCACGGGGCTGGCCGATGCTCTCCTGATGCTGGGGCTGCGCTATGGCTCGGACGAGGCGGCGGCCCAGACCGAAGCCTGGCTGAAGCAGATCGCGCGGGCCTCCTATCTCGCCTCGGTGGAGCTTGCCAAGGAGAAGGGGCCGTTCCCGCTCTTCGATGCCGACGCCTATCTCGCCTCGGGCAACATGATGAACATGGATGAGGATGTGCGCGACGCGATCCGCGAACACGGCATCCGCAACGCGCTTCTGACCTCCATCGCGCCCACCGGCACCATTTCCCTTTACGCGGGCAACGTGTCCTCGGGGATCGAGCCCGTCTTCGCTTATTCCTACACCCGCAAGGTGCTGCAGAAGGACGGGACCCGCACGGAAGAGGAGGTCGTGGATTACGCCGTGAACCTCTACCGCGAGAAGTTCGGCACGAACGCCGAGCTGCCCGCCCATTTCGTCAACGCGCAGACGCTCAGCCCGCTCGATCACGTCAAGATGCAGGCGGCGGCGCAGAAATGGGTCGACAGCTCCATATCGAAGACGATCAACTGCCCCGAGGATATCAGCTTCGAGGACTTCAAGGACGTCTACATGCAGGCCTACGAGACGGGCTGCAAAGGCTGCACCACCTACCGTCCGAACGATGTGACGGGCTCGGTCCTGTCCGTGTCGGATTCCGAGCCGAAAAGCGCCGAGAAGCCGGTGCTCGTCTCCGAGGGCGACGGCAGCGCGGAAGTCGTCTACATGTCCGAACCGCTGGAGCGGCCGCAGACGCTGGAGGGTGCAACCTACAAGCTGAAATGGCCCGACAGCGAGCACGCGATCTATCTGACCATCAACGACACGGTGATCGGCGGACGCCGTCGCCCCTTCGAGGTGTTCATCAACTCCAAGAACATGGAGCATTTCGCCTGGACCGTGGCGCTCACGCGGATGATCTCGGCGGTGTTCCGCCGCGGGGGCGACGTGTCCTTCGTGGTTGAGGAACTCAAGGCCGTCTTCGATCCGCGTGGCGGGGCCTGGGTGAAGGGCAAATACATCCCCTCGATCCTCGCCGCGATCGGCGGGGTGATCGAACAGCATCTCATTGCCATCGGCTTCCTCGAAGGCGAAGGCATGGGCCTCAAATCCGACCCGCAGGCGGCGGTGGTCAATCTCGATGCGCCGCGCGGCAAGGCCTGCCCCTCCTGCGGCCAATACGAGATGCGCATGGTCGAGGGCTGCATGACCTGCGCCTCCTGCGGGCACAGCAAATGCGGATGA
- a CDS encoding DUF1489 family protein, which produces MGQDVTHLMKLSAGTESVETLSRWQASARAKGADGLPRHVTRMWPKKEAEILAGGSIYWVIKGFIQCRQRILRLDEVTREDGIRRCALVLDPELVRVAPAPRRPFQGWRYLDPEDAPGDLAPARAEDDDLPPELAGALAEIGVL; this is translated from the coding sequence ATGGGGCAGGACGTCACACATCTGATGAAGCTGAGCGCCGGGACCGAAAGCGTCGAGACGCTGAGCCGGTGGCAGGCTTCCGCGCGCGCCAAGGGGGCTGATGGGTTGCCCCGTCACGTCACCCGGATGTGGCCCAAGAAGGAGGCGGAGATCCTCGCTGGCGGCTCGATCTACTGGGTCATCAAGGGCTTCATCCAGTGCCGCCAACGCATCCTGCGCCTCGACGAGGTCACGCGCGAGGACGGCATACGCCGCTGCGCGCTGGTGCTCGACCCGGAATTGGTGCGCGTGGCCCCAGCACCACGGCGCCCGTTTCAAGGCTGGCGCTATCTCGATCCCGAGGATGCGCCGGGCGATCTGGCGCCCGCGCGCGCCGAGGACGATGATCTGCCGCCGGAGCTCGCGGGCGCGCTGGCCGAAATCGGCGTGCTCTGA
- the yghU gene encoding glutathione-dependent disulfide-bond oxidoreductase, producing MSYTPPEVWTWDAENGGTWGSLNRPIAGATHDKELPVGKHPFQLYSMGTPNGVKVTVLFEELLEAGISEAEYDAWLIRIGDGDQFGSGFVEVNPNSKIPALVDRSGDTPIRVFESVAIMMHLAEKFGAFMGRPEDRPELLSWLMWQMGSAPFLGGGFGHFYAYAPEPMEYPINRYAMETKRQLDVLDKHLADKDFMLGNEYSIADMAIWPWYGRMVQGQAYNAGKFLSVHEYKNVIRWADAIEERPAARRGRMVNRTMGEPHEQLHERHDASDFETRTQDKIGTE from the coding sequence ATGAGCTACACGCCCCCTGAAGTCTGGACCTGGGATGCCGAGAATGGCGGCACTTGGGGCAGTCTGAACCGCCCCATCGCAGGCGCCACGCATGACAAGGAGCTGCCGGTCGGCAAGCACCCCTTCCAGCTCTACTCGATGGGCACGCCCAACGGCGTGAAGGTCACGGTGTTGTTCGAGGAGCTGCTGGAAGCGGGCATAAGCGAGGCCGAATATGACGCCTGGCTCATACGCATCGGCGATGGCGATCAGTTCGGCTCTGGCTTCGTCGAGGTCAATCCGAACTCGAAGATCCCCGCCCTCGTGGATCGCTCCGGCGACACACCGATCCGGGTTTTCGAATCCGTCGCGATCATGATGCACCTGGCCGAGAAGTTCGGCGCGTTCATGGGGCGCCCGGAGGACCGGCCGGAATTGCTGTCCTGGCTGATGTGGCAGATGGGATCGGCCCCCTTCCTCGGCGGCGGGTTCGGGCATTTCTACGCTTACGCGCCGGAGCCGATGGAATATCCGATCAACCGCTACGCGATGGAGACCAAGCGCCAGCTCGACGTGCTCGACAAGCATCTTGCCGACAAGGACTTCATGCTGGGCAATGAGTATTCCATTGCCGACATGGCGATCTGGCCCTGGTATGGCCGCATGGTGCAGGGACAGGCCTATAATGCGGGCAAGTTTCTGTCGGTGCATGAATACAAGAACGTCATTCGCTGGGCCGACGCGATCGAAGAGCGTCCGGCGGCACGGCGGGGCCGCATGGTCAACCGCACCATGGGCGAGCCGCACGAGCAGCTCCACGAACGTCACGACGCGTCGGATTTCGAGACCCGGACGCAGGACAAGATCGGCACCGAGTGA
- a CDS encoding class I SAM-dependent methyltransferase, which yields MSETANAAQQDFWGGDPGRRWVAHHRDLDILHDVVRARLIARANLSVGAKVLDVGCGGGATTLSAAREVSATGHVDGIDISQPLLSVAEAARKAAALDHVSFHHADAQTYPFAARYDVILSRFGVMFFDDPVAAFANLRRALTPGGRFVAATWAAAQHNPWFSTARKAAVARLGAPAPGDPDAPGPMALQDPDRVRQLLTDAGFQNIDVAPEDIVLHHPEGWDAALRLLPAIGPIAGIMRERSGTGEDLDAILSDMRTRWSSYLTADGLRLPARINLVTATR from the coding sequence GTGAGCGAAACGGCCAACGCGGCCCAGCAGGATTTCTGGGGCGGGGATCCCGGACGGCGCTGGGTCGCGCATCATCGCGACCTCGATATCCTGCATGACGTGGTGCGCGCGCGGCTGATCGCGCGCGCGAACCTCTCGGTCGGCGCGAAGGTGCTCGACGTGGGCTGCGGCGGCGGCGCGACCACCCTTTCGGCTGCGCGCGAAGTGAGCGCGACGGGGCATGTGGACGGCATAGACATCTCTCAGCCGCTGCTTTCCGTGGCCGAGGCCGCGCGCAAGGCCGCCGCACTCGATCACGTGAGCTTTCACCATGCGGACGCGCAGACCTACCCCTTCGCGGCGCGCTATGACGTGATCCTGTCGCGCTTCGGCGTGATGTTCTTCGACGATCCGGTCGCGGCCTTCGCCAATCTGCGCCGCGCCCTGACCCCGGGCGGACGCTTCGTCGCGGCCACCTGGGCCGCCGCCCAGCACAACCCGTGGTTCTCGACCGCACGCAAAGCCGCGGTGGCGCGCCTCGGCGCGCCTGCGCCCGGCGATCCCGACGCACCGGGTCCGATGGCGCTGCAAGACCCGGACCGCGTGCGCCAACTACTAACCGATGCGGGCTTTCAGAACATAGACGTGGCGCCCGAGGATATCGTCCTGCACCACCCCGAAGGCTGGGACGCGGCGCTGCGGCTTCTGCCCGCCATTGGCCCCATCGCGGGTATCATGCGCGAACGGTCGGGCACAGGCGAGGACCTGGATGCGATCCTTTCGGACATGCGCACGCGCTGGAGCAGCTACCTGACAGCCGACGGGCTGCGCCTTCCCGCCCGCATCAATCTCGTGACGGCAACGCGCTGA
- the choX gene encoding choline ABC transporter substrate-binding protein codes for MTMKTTLTSILALGLAAGAAQAQEACSELTFADVGWTDITATTAATTVVLEALGYETETKVLSVPVTYTSMADGDIDIFLGNWMPTMENDIAPYREAGTVETVRANLEGAKYTLATNAAGAALGIDSFEAIAANADALDETIYGIEPGNDGNRLILDMIEADAFGLSEFSIRESSEQGMLAQVGRLSDRDEPIVFLGWEPHPMNANFDLTYLEGGDDWFGPNLGGATVYTNTRAGLVEECPNVGTLLQNLEFTLAMENEIMGAILNDGTDPDEAATAWMSANTGVVEGWLDGVTTLDGGDAVEAVMGALQ; via the coding sequence ATGACCATGAAAACGACCCTCACCTCCATCCTTGCCTTGGGCCTTGCTGCTGGTGCGGCGCAGGCCCAGGAGGCTTGCTCGGAGCTGACCTTCGCGGATGTGGGCTGGACCGACATCACCGCCACCACCGCCGCGACCACTGTCGTGCTGGAGGCGCTGGGCTACGAGACCGAAACCAAGGTCCTGTCCGTGCCGGTGACCTACACCTCGATGGCCGATGGCGACATCGACATCTTCCTCGGCAACTGGATGCCGACGATGGAAAACGATATCGCCCCTTACCGCGAGGCAGGCACCGTCGAGACCGTGCGCGCGAACCTCGAAGGTGCGAAATACACGCTGGCGACGAATGCCGCCGGTGCCGCCCTCGGCATCGACAGCTTCGAGGCGATCGCCGCCAATGCCGATGCGCTGGACGAGACGATCTACGGCATCGAGCCCGGCAATGACGGCAACCGCCTGATCCTCGACATGATCGAAGCCGATGCCTTCGGCCTGTCGGAGTTCTCGATCCGCGAAAGCTCCGAACAGGGCATGCTGGCGCAAGTGGGCCGTCTGTCCGATCGCGACGAGCCGATCGTCTTCCTCGGCTGGGAACCGCATCCGATGAACGCCAATTTCGACCTGACCTATCTCGAAGGCGGCGACGACTGGTTCGGCCCGAACTTGGGTGGTGCGACGGTCTACACCAACACCCGCGCGGGTCTGGTCGAAGAGTGCCCGAATGTGGGCACGCTTCTGCAGAACCTCGAATTCACGCTGGCGATGGAAAACGAGATCATGGGCGCGATCCTGAATGACGGGACCGACCCGGACGAGGCCGCGACCGCCTGGATGTCGGCCAATACCGGTGTCGTCGAAGGCTGGCTCGACGGTGTCACGACCCTCGATGGCGGCGACGCGGTTGAGGCGGTGATGGGCGCGCTTCAGTAA
- the hisG gene encoding ATP phosphoribosyltransferase has protein sequence MSLKLGVPSKGRLMEKTFEWFGARGITLSRTGSEREYAGAVEGIDGVQLVLLSAGEIPRELAAGRIHLGVTGTDLVREKLVQWDQKVEPLAELGFGHADLILAVPQAWVDVETLDDLDAAAAAFRARHGFRLRIATKYHRLVRDHLRDGGVADYALVDSQGATEGTVKNLTAEAIADITSTGETLRANHLKVLSEEPILKSQATLFRARKADLTDQDRATLAEMIALLDL, from the coding sequence ATGAGCCTGAAACTGGGCGTGCCCTCCAAGGGCCGGTTGATGGAAAAGACGTTCGAGTGGTTCGGCGCGCGCGGCATCACGCTGAGCCGGACAGGCTCCGAGCGGGAATATGCGGGTGCTGTCGAGGGCATCGACGGCGTGCAGCTGGTTCTTCTGTCTGCGGGCGAGATCCCGCGCGAACTGGCGGCGGGCCGCATTCATCTTGGCGTCACGGGCACCGATCTCGTCCGCGAAAAGCTGGTGCAGTGGGACCAGAAGGTCGAACCGCTGGCCGAGCTGGGATTCGGTCATGCGGACCTGATCCTGGCCGTGCCGCAGGCCTGGGTGGATGTCGAGACGCTGGACGATCTGGATGCGGCCGCGGCGGCCTTCCGGGCGCGGCATGGCTTCCGGCTGAGGATCGCCACCAAGTATCACCGGCTGGTGCGGGATCACCTGCGCGACGGCGGTGTCGCGGATTACGCGCTGGTCGACAGCCAGGGGGCGACCGAAGGCACGGTGAAGAACCTGACCGCCGAAGCCATCGCCGATATCACCTCGACGGGTGAGACGCTGCGCGCCAATCATCTGAAGGTTCTGAGCGAAGAGCCGATCCTGAAAAGCCAGGCGACGCTGTTCCGCGCGCGCAAGGCGGATCTGACCGATCAGGACCGCGCGACGCTGGCCGAAATGATCGCGCTCCTCGATCTGTGA
- a CDS encoding ATP phosphoribosyltransferase regulatory subunit, translating to MSQDVAGAARDRAMALRDGFAAARGAAVIDCAILQPAETLLDLYGEDIRARAYVTQDPVRGEQMLRPDFTVPVVQMHMAGGAEPARYTYAGEVFRRQEDHPERASEYQQVGYEVFDRADPEAADAEVFVAIAEALGDIPVRAVTGDIGILTAAVAGLRTSEARRAALMRHIWRPRRFRALLNRYAGRTPVSDARAALLAAADPMEGAGPLIGLRGEAEIAARIETLRADAKEPPLSKSELGMIDELLSVSETCPFALEHLKHIAMDAPELRAAVARFERRCEALSARGVDVDALGFEASYGRTSMEYYDGFVFGFASETRVDLPPLATGGRYDALTARLGAGRSIPAVGGVIRPDLTLLLEGVA from the coding sequence ATGAGCCAGGACGTCGCAGGGGCCGCGCGCGACCGGGCCATGGCGCTCAGGGACGGGTTCGCCGCTGCCCGCGGCGCGGCTGTCATCGACTGCGCCATCCTGCAACCGGCCGAGACGCTGCTCGACCTTTACGGCGAGGATATCCGCGCGCGCGCCTATGTCACCCAGGACCCCGTACGGGGCGAGCAAATGCTGCGGCCCGATTTCACCGTGCCCGTCGTGCAGATGCATATGGCGGGTGGGGCGGAACCTGCGCGTTACACCTATGCCGGCGAGGTCTTCCGACGCCAGGAGGACCACCCCGAACGCGCATCGGAATACCAGCAGGTGGGCTACGAGGTCTTCGATCGGGCCGATCCCGAGGCCGCCGATGCGGAAGTGTTCGTCGCGATTGCCGAGGCGCTGGGCGATATCCCCGTGCGCGCGGTCACGGGCGATATCGGCATCCTGACCGCGGCCGTGGCGGGCCTGCGCACCTCCGAGGCACGCCGCGCCGCCCTGATGCGGCATATCTGGCGGCCCCGGCGCTTCCGGGCGCTCTTGAACCGTTACGCGGGCCGGACGCCCGTATCCGATGCGCGTGCCGCCCTTCTGGCCGCGGCAGATCCGATGGAGGGGGCGGGCCCGCTGATCGGGCTTCGGGGCGAGGCCGAGATCGCAGCCCGGATCGAGACGCTGCGGGCGGACGCCAAGGAGCCGCCGCTCTCCAAGTCCGAGCTCGGGATGATCGACGAATTGCTGTCGGTCTCCGAGACGTGCCCCTTCGCGCTCGAGCATCTCAAGCATATCGCGATGGATGCGCCGGAATTGCGCGCCGCGGTCGCCCGGTTCGAACGGCGCTGCGAAGCCCTCTCGGCGCGGGGCGTGGATGTGGACGCGCTCGGGTTCGAGGCCTCCTACGGGCGCACCTCGATGGAATATTACGACGGCTTCGTCTTCGGATTCGCGTCGGAGACACGGGTCGATCTGCCGCCTCTGGCCACCGGCGGGCGCTATGATGCGCTGACCGCCCGGCTGGGTGCCGGCCGGTCAATTCCGGCCGTGGGCGGCGTGATCCGGCCCGACCTGACCCTGCTTCTGGAGGGCGTGGCATGA
- the hisS gene encoding histidine--tRNA ligase translates to MAKVKKQPRPKAETPKGFRDYFGAEVTERQAMLARIAEVYHMYGFDALESAGVETVEALGKFLPDVDRPNAGVFAWQEGEEDGKGDWLALRYDLTAPLARVYAQHRNDLPTPYRRYAMGPVWRNEKPGPGRYRQFYQCDADTVGAPSVAADAEICAMLCDALEGVGIPRGDYVVRINNRKVLNGVLEAMGVAEDATRDAVLRTIDKFDKVGEAGVRELLGKGRLDASGAYIDGVGLEPAQAEPVIAFLTSRGASAEETLANLRGAVGESPVGAEGVQELSQIADLLAAQGYGPDRIIIDPSVVRGLGYYTGPVFEAELTFEILDEKGRKRQFGSVAGGGRYDDLVKRFTGQAVPATGVSIGVDRLLAALREKGRLGSEAAGPVVVTVMDRARMADYQAMVAELRASGIRAEVYLGNPKNFGNQLKYADKRASPVAIIAGSDEFDQAKVQIKDLILGAKIAETATLEEWQERPSQFEVPRAEMVAKVQEILDSQR, encoded by the coding sequence ATGGCCAAAGTGAAGAAACAGCCCCGTCCGAAGGCGGAGACGCCGAAAGGCTTCCGGGATTACTTCGGCGCCGAGGTGACCGAGCGGCAGGCCATGCTCGCCCGGATTGCCGAAGTCTACCACATGTACGGCTTCGATGCGCTGGAAAGCGCGGGCGTGGAGACCGTCGAGGCGCTGGGCAAGTTCCTTCCGGACGTCGACCGGCCCAATGCGGGCGTCTTCGCCTGGCAGGAAGGCGAAGAAGACGGCAAGGGCGATTGGCTCGCCCTGCGCTATGACCTGACCGCGCCGCTCGCCCGGGTCTACGCGCAGCACCGCAACGACCTTCCGACGCCGTACCGGCGCTACGCGATGGGGCCTGTTTGGCGCAACGAAAAGCCCGGCCCGGGCCGCTACCGGCAGTTCTATCAATGCGATGCGGATACGGTGGGCGCGCCTTCGGTCGCCGCTGATGCCGAGATCTGCGCCATGCTGTGTGACGCGCTGGAGGGGGTTGGCATTCCGCGCGGCGATTACGTGGTGCGGATCAACAATCGCAAGGTGCTGAACGGGGTGCTGGAGGCGATGGGTGTGGCGGAGGACGCCACCCGCGACGCCGTGCTGCGCACCATCGACAAGTTCGACAAGGTCGGCGAAGCGGGCGTGCGCGAGCTTCTGGGCAAGGGCCGTCTCGACGCGTCGGGCGCCTATATCGACGGTGTCGGGCTGGAGCCCGCGCAAGCCGAGCCGGTCATCGCCTTCCTGACCTCCCGTGGGGCGAGCGCGGAGGAGACGCTGGCGAACCTGCGCGGTGCCGTGGGCGAAAGCCCCGTCGGCGCCGAGGGCGTGCAGGAGCTGTCGCAGATCGCGGATCTGCTCGCCGCCCAGGGCTACGGCCCGGACCGCATCATCATCGATCCGTCCGTCGTGCGGGGCTTGGGCTACTACACCGGGCCCGTCTTCGAGGCGGAGCTTACCTTCGAGATCCTCGACGAGAAGGGCCGCAAGCGGCAATTCGGCTCGGTTGCGGGCGGCGGACGTTATGACGATCTGGTCAAGCGCTTCACCGGGCAGGCCGTGCCGGCAACGGGCGTCTCCATCGGGGTCGACCGGCTGCTCGCCGCGCTCCGCGAGAAGGGCCGCCTTGGCAGCGAGGCTGCGGGACCGGTCGTCGTGACCGTCATGGACCGCGCCCGCATGGCCGATTACCAGGCGATGGTGGCGGAGCTGCGCGCGTCAGGCATCCGCGCCGAGGTCTATCTCGGCAATCCGAAGAATTTCGGCAACCAGCTCAAATATGCGGACAAGCGCGCCTCTCCGGTGGCGATCATCGCGGGTTCGGATGAATTCGATCAGGCCAAGGTGCAGATCAAGGATCTGATCCTCGGGGCCAAGATCGCCGAGACCGCCACGCTCGAGGAATGGCAGGAACGGCCGTCGCAATTCGAAGTGCCGCGGGCCGAGATGGTCGCCAAGGTGCAAGAGATCCTGGACAGTCAGCGATGA
- a CDS encoding SlyX family protein, translating to MTDQIDRIEERLAHLIAQIDDLSDVVARQDRTIDTLTAQVARLMQREATREADNSGAHLYADERPPHY from the coding sequence ATGACCGACCAGATCGACCGGATCGAGGAACGCCTCGCCCATCTCATCGCCCAGATCGACGACCTGTCCGACGTCGTCGCCCGGCAGGACCGCACCATCGACACGCTGACCGCGCAGGTGGCCCGGCTGATGCAGCGCGAGGCTACGCGAGAGGCCGACAATTCCGGCGCGCATCTCTATGCGGATGAACGGCCCCCGCATTACTGA